The Tumebacillus sp. BK434 genome segment ACATGACGATGATGGACGAGACTCGCATCTCCGACACGTTCGCTTCCCGCAATAACCCGACTATCGCGTACAACACTGCATCGCACATGTATGTCGGTAACACGACCTCCTATGGCGAGACGCAATCCTACATCCTTTTCCCGCTGCCAGGCTTGCCGGACGGGTCGCGCGTGACGGATGCAAAGATGAAGCTGTATAACTACCTGACGAAGACCACGACAACCAACGTCGATGTTTACGAAGTGACCTCCGGCTGGTGGCCGGCCTCTGCGATCACGTGGAACACGCGCCCGTCCGTAGGGCAAAAGGTGACCACGAAAGGCATTGCTGCTGCGGGCTGGAGCGAATTTAACATCACGTCCGCTGTGAAAAAATGGTACGAAGGCAAATTAGACAACTGGGGGCTCCAACTGACGGCAGGGACGCAGGAAAACGTAGGCTTTACGGCTAACGACAACACCAGCGCTGCGTACCGTCCGGTCTTGACGATGGAGTACTGGGTCGACCCTGAAGGGACGAACCATTTCTGGGAGTATACAGAAGACGGAGTCAGTCCGTTCAAAGGAAATTTGTATTTGAGTGAGACGGATGTCTCGATTCCAGGGCGTGGTGTGGTTGTGTCGCTCAACAGAAGCTATAACAGTCGTCAAACGACAGAGAAGGGCATGTTCGGACCAAACTGGCTGTCCGATCTTGATATGCGTGTCTGGGAGTTGTTTGGCTCTGTTGCGTTCCTTGATAATACCGGGACTCGTCATGTGTTTAACCGCTCGCACAGTCCTGAGGACTCCTATGTACCACCCGCAGGTGTTTCACTTGCGTTAAATCGCGGCAATGAGTACTGGGAAATTTCTACCCCGGATAACATTGTGTATTACTTTGATCGTACCTACAAGATGTTGCGAAAGATCACCGACTCGAATCGGCAGACAACAACGTACACGTATAATTCGAATGATTCCAACTGGACTATGTTAACAATCAAAGATGCGTCCGGTCGATTGACAACTGTTCAACGAACTGGTGGTAAGGTTAGTACAGTGACCGAACCGAGCGGACGGAAAACAACTTACGGCTATGACAGCACCCAAGGTGGGGCATTAGCCTCTGTTACATTGTCCGATGCTGCGGGCACACAGACGATAACTACTCGCTATACGTATGACCAAGGCCAGGCAGATACGACCAACCGTCGACTAAAGTCGATCACAGATCCAAACGGCAACAGTACAGTGTTTACGTATGATATTTACGATCGACTTACAGAGGTATCAAAAAAGATTAACGGTGTTGATGTCGTAAAGACATATACCTATGACACCTCCGTTACTCCCCGAATTGTAACCGCCAAATTTAAAAAATGCGGCACGACCAATAATGATCCCAATTATTGCGCTGAGACCCGTTATCACGTGAATGACAACGGTAACTTGACGAAGAAGGAAGTTATTATTAGCGGTACAGAACGAGCTACGACCGTTTACACTTGGTCGACAAACAACTGGCTTGTTGAGATGAAGGCACCTAACCATTTGAAAGTTGATGAAGAAACGAAACACACGACTCGAATGACCTATACGGAAAGCGGACAACCGCAAAAGATAACAACGCCGGACGGCAAAGAGACGCTTTTTAATTATGATACGAGCAACAATTTAATCAATTACAAAGACCCGATGAACAGCGTCAACGGGATTTCGTACGATAGCAACAACAATCCCCTCGACTCTACTGACAGTGTAGGCAATACGGTGATGCGGGGTTATGACAGTTATGGAAACCTGACTTCAATCACTGCTCCGTTGAGTCTTGCGGAGAACTATGTCTCAAACAGTGGTTTTGAACATGATAGAGGTTCCGACACGGTTCCGTATGATTGGTCATTCCCTGTATTGCAGGCGGGCGAAGTGATTGAAGTGGACAGGTCCACTAAATTAGGTGGATACAAGTCCTTGCATTTGAAGGCAGTAGGTACGGATGGAGCATACAGTTTCATGAAATATCCAATCCCGGTCTCATCGAAGATGACGTACAGTATCAGTGGCGGTATCAAGGCGGGGGTGAACACAGCGGCTGAACTGCGGGTCACTTTTAAAAACGGTGCCACCGTATTGTCCAAACAAACGGGTCTCCTGTATACCAAGGCTGAAGGAACTGCTGGTGAATGGATGAAAAAATCCACCTTACTTGAAGCGCCGGAAGGGGCAACGACTGCTGAGCTTGAAGTGTTTGCAAAAGAAAATAGTGGCGGTGTTGGTGAGGCGTGGTTTGACAACTTGATCTTTGAGGGCGGAACGGGGCGTACGGACAACATTCTTAATGTCAACTCCGGCTTCGATCATGATTTTGACAAAACGAATCTGGCCGACGGGTGGTATCCGTATGTTACGAATCCGCCGGGCATCTCGATTTACTACGCGGATAAGATACAAGGGATCGCTTCTGAAAAGATCAACGGCGACCCGGCGGTTGAGAAATACGTGGAGCAAAATCTGATCATGCTGGGTAGCAAAGGCACCAAACTCAATTTGAGCGGCTGGTCAAAACAGGTTGGTGCGGCTGCTTCGACAGGCGCTTGGGAAATGCAGCTCGTGTTTTACAAACCTGATATTTACAGCGAACCGGCAAAGGTTTCGATTCCGTTTACAAAGACGGTCAGCGGATGGCAACAAAGATCCCAGGTGGTCGTAGCCCCTGTTGATTTTACTCATGTAGGTATCAAATTGATTTTCAGCAAGATGCCGAACGGCTCTTATGCTTTGTTTGACGAGGTGAAGTTGAGCAAACTGAATACTACTTCCTCGACGATCTCGCAGTATAACTATATCGGCAACACTTCCTTTGAGTATGATTATGATAACACGGGTCTACCGGATGGCTGGTATGTCAGCGTGCCGCCTGAAAAAGAGTCGTTACGCAGAGACTTTGAGAAACAGGTGCGAATGGTCGGAGTGTCGGAGGGCGACGTCTATACCGGGGAGAAAGCGTTGGAAGTAACGGCGAAAACGGGCGATGTCATGGAGTTGAAACTCAATGATGAGGAAGTTCCGACAAACGGTAACCCGTACACAGTAGTCGGCTATATCAAAACGGCGAATCTTACTTCAGAAGCCACTATTTTCATAAAAGGCTACGACAGCAACGGAAATGATCTTGGCGGGATCGTAGAGACGACTCCGATAACCGGAACCTCGAACTGGAAGCGCGTCAGTCTGGTCGTCTACCCGGAGTCCTTTACCGGCGGTATTCCGCAATCCCCCAAAGCGGCAATGATCAAGGTGGGCTTGCGGGTAAAATCGGGCTCTGGCAAAGCTTATTTTGACAATGTGCGTTTGCAGGAAGGGAAGTTCGCAACCGAATTCAATTACAATGGCAACTATCCTTGGAATATGGTCGACCCGCTCGATAACCGAACTGACTTTGAAGTCGATCAAAACAACGGGCAGGTTAAGTCGGTATTGAATCCGATGAATCATCGTTTCTCGTACAACTATGATGTTACGGGACGCATCAAAACGTACACTTTCCCGTACCAAGGGCAACTTGGAAATGCCAAAGTGAACAAAACGTTTAGCTACGAATATGACGCAAACGGAAACTTGAAGTCGATCACTGACCCGAACGGTGAAAAACCGATCGAGTTCACTTTCAGTGAGTTGAATACTATCAAATCGTACACTGAAAAAGTATCCCAGAGTGGGACTACCAACCGCAATACGTGGGTGTATCAGTCGGATGAAGTGGGCCGTATGTCATTGATCCAAACTCCTGACGGAAGATTTAACGATTTAGATTTTGACATGGCTGGGCGAGTCAAGAGTTTGACGGTTGGCGATTACCATTCTATCAATCCTCTCACGTATCAATTTACGTACGACTTTAATGGCAACTTGACAAGCTATGGCGATGACACAGGGAAAACCACTTTGTCATATGACAACATGAATCGGGTGACCAAAGTTGCCGAACCGACGGCATCCTCTTATGTTGCGAACAGCTTCGATGATGCAGGACGCCGTTCCAAGGCTGTTGTACACCATAAGGACGGAAGTGAATGGACCACCGAGTATCTCTATGACAGCACCGGCAAACCGAAAGGTTTGAAGGATGGCGGTCATGAATCATGGTTCCTGTTTGACGAATCCGGAAAGAAAAGAAAGGTGTATCACAGTAACAGTACAGTTTCTTATTATGAACGAGATTTTGCAGGACGTCTCACTGAAATCGTCATGGAACAGTATGGTGCACCGCTTTATAAAGTCAATTATCAGTATGACAAATTAGGTCAGGTGACCAATGTCAAACAAGATGAAAACGGTGCTATTAAGTCGGTTGATTATGTCTATGATTCGGAAGGGCAACTGCTGCAAGAGACCCATTCCGATCAACAGACGATTGGGTATGCCTATGATGTGTTAGGCAACCGTACCAAGATGACCGTCAACGGGGCGGAGACTAATTACGTTTACAATGCTGAGAAGAATCGTCTGGTGCAGGCTGGGGACAAGCTGTACCAATATGACAAGGACGGTAACGTGATCAATGACGGCACGTTTGAGTATCGGTGGAACGCGCTAAATAAAATTTCTTTGGCAAAAGAGTTGAAAACGGACAATACCACTCTCTTCTATTACGATGCGTTTGGCCGTCTTACTGAAATCTCGTATCAAGATGGTTCGAGAGATGAGTTCCACTATGATGGAGACTTGGTGGCTTATTATAAGAAATTTGACAGCAGCGGTACACCGGTCGATACGTTCCGATTCACGTATGATCAGGATGACCGTCCAGTGTTTATCACGTTTAAAGGCAACCAATACTGGTACCACTATGACAAAAATGGCAATGTGATGTTCCTCACGGATGCTTCCGGTAAAAAAGTGGCCGAGTATAAGTACACCGATGCATGGGGGAACCATGAGGTGTCACTGGACAACAGTGTGAACATCGGAAAGTTAAACCCGTACCGCTATGCAGGTTACTGGTATAATAGTACGATCAAGAAATATGATCTGAAAGCTCGCATGTATGATCCGGTAATTGGGCGATTCCTTTCAAAGGATCCAGTGACAGTACGCGTGGGAGATCAGCATGGATTAAACAGTTTTGCTTATGCGGAAAACAATCCGGTTGCTTTTGTTGACCCGAGCGGTCTCATCAGTTGCCCGGCAGACGAAATTGCGGCATGCAGCAATGTTTCTTCCAGTGAAAAACGGTATGTCGCTCCCAGCACCAATACTTCATCTAATTCTACTTCATGGGGAGCTGTAGCAACCAATTTGGGGAGCAAAGTAACCCCAGCGGTTGGTGCAGGGTGGGCGGCTGCGAAAGATGAATCGTTGAAAAAGACGAAGACTTGGGCATATAAGAGTATGGACTTTGCAATGAGCAAAAGGCAGTATATCCCCAAAAATGTCGTGAAAAAAGCGGTAGGCGCCGTTTCCGGCACAGGGATTGGTTTAGGGATTGGACTAGACTATCTGTTTGCTGCAGATAAGGCTAATTTCAATTTTCTTGACAGTGTGATCAACAATGTGGCGGTAGCTGGGATCTCAATGGTCGTGGCGGCTACGGTATTCACGTTCCTAACTCCAGTTGCCGCAGCGGTTGCTGCCGGAGTCGTCGTTGCTGTCGCCTATACGGCCGTCACCACATACAATCCGAACTTGACTTTCTCTAATGGTGCACGAAAGGTAATGGGGACGTTCGGTGTTACGTGGTAAGGGGAAGGCAGAAGGGAGGAAAGTAACGAATGCTGGTTGCGTCTATTATCATTGGTACCTGCGTCCTTTGTGGAGGATATGTCCTCTATCAGGCGATCAAGGGTGAGTCACGTTATTACTTGTTAAGCTCTTCGTCCATTCTGATGTTCTTCGGATTGGCGGCAACGTTAGTGCTGATGTATCTTGAGTTCCCGAGAGAAGTGATAAAGACTGTATTAGTTGGATCGTTTATCCTGTTTGGAATACTTTTTACAAGTGGGTACATCGTTCTTTATCTAAAATCTTCACCCTCTCAACGAGTTGATGTGCGAGCGAGACTTTGGTACGCACTGAAAATACTGCTCACGTTTACAGGTTTGATTCTCGCGATTATCTTGTTGGGTCAACTGTTTAATCTACGATAAAAAAACCGCCTGTCCCTTCTCAGGGCAGGCGGTTTTGCTTTTATCACACTGCTCTTACAGCAGGCTGTAGGTGATCGAATAGAGGAGCGAGACTAGCATTGCGATCGCGAGGACGAGGGAGATGGTGCGGACGAGCTTTTGGTTCATCGGGAATCTACTCCTTTCAAAGACTGTCGTTGCTAGTATAACATGAGAGAGAATACGGGGAAAAGAACGGAGGAAGATCATGGCAGACGCAACGGGCAGTGTGGAATTTTGGAACGGGCATGCGGAGGAATGGGAAGCCGGGACGGAACGGGATTGGGAGCAAGGGCCGCGGCGGGCGGTGC includes the following:
- a CDS encoding DNRLRE domain-containing protein yields the protein MFGKEIFVNIIYKFRLIRYVLIPLLTLALVLAPMAPYSVLSLFTGTDTAEAAIPKELPKKKFPDRPTKGQKVEIPEWRSANSKHFLKDDGYFEVEVSKNSMFYQDKGTKKWLDIDNSLVLSNKKGFGYKNKANRFDAQFAGGANTGSIMQLNLENASMELLPLGIGNGAGVVKDNMITYTNAFQQTDLVYTVESDVVKEELVLKKADAPSVYLFELKLNNLKYVAKEDGSIEIQYADTSKFAFEFPKPFMFESGDLPQSDNVKEHSDSVTQTIRQQGDKLLLELKADQAWLQAPEREFPVVIDPTADMTMMDETRISDTFASRNNPTIAYNTASHMYVGNTTSYGETQSYILFPLPGLPDGSRVTDAKMKLYNYLTKTTTTNVDVYEVTSGWWPASAITWNTRPSVGQKVTTKGIAAAGWSEFNITSAVKKWYEGKLDNWGLQLTAGTQENVGFTANDNTSAAYRPVLTMEYWVDPEGTNHFWEYTEDGVSPFKGNLYLSETDVSIPGRGVVVSLNRSYNSRQTTEKGMFGPNWLSDLDMRVWELFGSVAFLDNTGTRHVFNRSHSPEDSYVPPAGVSLALNRGNEYWEISTPDNIVYYFDRTYKMLRKITDSNRQTTTYTYNSNDSNWTMLTIKDASGRLTTVQRTGGKVSTVTEPSGRKTTYGYDSTQGGALASVTLSDAAGTQTITTRYTYDQGQADTTNRRLKSITDPNGNSTVFTYDIYDRLTEVSKKINGVDVVKTYTYDTSVTPRIVTAKFKKCGTTNNDPNYCAETRYHVNDNGNLTKKEVIISGTERATTVYTWSTNNWLVEMKAPNHLKVDEETKHTTRMTYTESGQPQKITTPDGKETLFNYDTSNNLINYKDPMNSVNGISYDSNNNPLDSTDSVGNTVMRGYDSYGNLTSITAPLSLAENYVSNSGFEHDRGSDTVPYDWSFPVLQAGEVIEVDRSTKLGGYKSLHLKAVGTDGAYSFMKYPIPVSSKMTYSISGGIKAGVNTAAELRVTFKNGATVLSKQTGLLYTKAEGTAGEWMKKSTLLEAPEGATTAELEVFAKENSGGVGEAWFDNLIFEGGTGRTDNILNVNSGFDHDFDKTNLADGWYPYVTNPPGISIYYADKIQGIASEKINGDPAVEKYVEQNLIMLGSKGTKLNLSGWSKQVGAAASTGAWEMQLVFYKPDIYSEPAKVSIPFTKTVSGWQQRSQVVVAPVDFTHVGIKLIFSKMPNGSYALFDEVKLSKLNTTSSTISQYNYIGNTSFEYDYDNTGLPDGWYVSVPPEKESLRRDFEKQVRMVGVSEGDVYTGEKALEVTAKTGDVMELKLNDEEVPTNGNPYTVVGYIKTANLTSEATIFIKGYDSNGNDLGGIVETTPITGTSNWKRVSLVVYPESFTGGIPQSPKAAMIKVGLRVKSGSGKAYFDNVRLQEGKFATEFNYNGNYPWNMVDPLDNRTDFEVDQNNGQVKSVLNPMNHRFSYNYDVTGRIKTYTFPYQGQLGNAKVNKTFSYEYDANGNLKSITDPNGEKPIEFTFSELNTIKSYTEKVSQSGTTNRNTWVYQSDEVGRMSLIQTPDGRFNDLDFDMAGRVKSLTVGDYHSINPLTYQFTYDFNGNLTSYGDDTGKTTLSYDNMNRVTKVAEPTASSYVANSFDDAGRRSKAVVHHKDGSEWTTEYLYDSTGKPKGLKDGGHESWFLFDESGKKRKVYHSNSTVSYYERDFAGRLTEIVMEQYGAPLYKVNYQYDKLGQVTNVKQDENGAIKSVDYVYDSEGQLLQETHSDQQTIGYAYDVLGNRTKMTVNGAETNYVYNAEKNRLVQAGDKLYQYDKDGNVINDGTFEYRWNALNKISLAKELKTDNTTLFYYDAFGRLTEISYQDGSRDEFHYDGDLVAYYKKFDSSGTPVDTFRFTYDQDDRPVFITFKGNQYWYHYDKNGNVMFLTDASGKKVAEYKYTDAWGNHEVSLDNSVNIGKLNPYRYAGYWYNSTIKKYDLKARMYDPVIGRFLSKDPVTVRVGDQHGLNSFAYAENNPVAFVDPSGLISCPADEIAACSNVSSSEKRYVAPSTNTSSNSTSWGAVATNLGSKVTPAVGAGWAAAKDESLKKTKTWAYKSMDFAMSKRQYIPKNVVKKAVGAVSGTGIGLGIGLDYLFAADKANFNFLDSVINNVAVAGISMVVAATVFTFLTPVAAAVAAGVVVAVAYTAVTTYNPNLTFSNGARKVMGTFGVTW